ACAAAACTAATAGATGATAATAATATAGCCATTGTTTTGGAGAAAGAAAATTTTGAACTTCCTCATTCATTTAAATATCTATATTACAAAAATGGCGAAAGTAAAAAGGGCTATTTTTTATTTAATAATGATGTGATATTTAAGAATTCAGGAAATAAAACAGGGGTTAGCTATATGTATGAAAAATATAAATAACTGATTTGTATTTTATAACCTTTTATAGTATATTAGATATATAATAGGATAAAAATAAAAAGAGTACTAATGCTGTAAACATTGATACTCAGTAGGATAATCCGCTTTAAAGGCGGTTCGACTTGTAATTTTTACGTAATAACCGCTTACTTTGCACAGTGGCGGTTATTTTTTTATTACATTGATGAATGCAATTATTAGCATTTCAAATGCTTATCATTAAGCCAATAGCTTGATAAGTTGTCATCATAGTCCATCCCAAACCGCCCCATATACAAGTAAAAAGCCTTCGAGGGTATCCTCGAAGGCTTTCATCGTATTATTTATTCTTTTTAGTCTCTTCTTCCGGCTGATCCATGCAGCCTTCCTGAAATTCCGGTGAACAAACAGTTTCTTTAAAATCAAAATCATTCTCTGCAGGTTCGTTGTTTATTACTTTTTTCTCCATAAACTGCACCTCCATAACTATTGGTCAATTTTTAATTATTATATATAATAATACCACAAAATCTTATATAGTGAAATACGTAATTTTATTATTTCCAGATAAAGCCTAAACAATAAGGAAGATATTTTCTTTAAAAGGTATACTTTTTAAGTTTGAAATCTCATAAGAACACCCTTTAGCATTTTTACATAAGCATATCCGAATTCTTCATTCTTCCCTCCATGCCAAAAGATATTTCCGGGATTGTATAATCGTATATCAAAAGAAACGGCTCATCTTTCGGAGCTTCTGAAATAACCGTGCCGTTTTGGCTGATTACGGCGGTAGGTGCAGTCTGAAAATTTGATATACTGTTAACAGAAATTACAGTCATTACATTTTCAACGGCTCTTGTTATAAGATGGGATTTGATAACATTATATCTTTCTTCGGAAGGCTTATTTGAAACATCACAGAAACTTACAAAGCATAATTTTACCTTTGATTTGTAAAGCTCTCTGAAATATTCGGGAAATCTTATTTCAAAGCAAATTCGAAATCCTATTTTTATCCCGTCTATTTCGTATATGCCGGAATTTTTTCCCCTTTTAAAATTTTCACTGTCCCAGCCCCACAATGCTCTTTTATCATAAGGCTCTACACTTTCTCCTGAAGGGCTTGCAATTTTAAGGCAGTTATAATAATCGTTTCCCTGGCGTCTTATTGTTCCGAAAGAAATATACATATTATGTTTTTTTGAAAGTGCCTCTATTTCCTTTTCCAAAACCTCAAGCAATTGAAAATCTATTTCAGTTATATCTTTTGTTTCAACAGGTACATATCCGCATAGGGCGCACTCCTGAAAGACAAGGAGCCTCACGCCATTTTCTGCTGACTTTTCTATTCCGCGGATTATATTTTTTCTGTTATTTAATAGGTCCCCGCTTCCATAAAACTGAAAAACTGCTGTTTTAATATGCTTTTCCTCCTTTCGAAATTATAGTTAAAAAAGGTAAAGCAGCCGCAAAAGCCTATTGCGAATATAAGTCTTTTGCCGCATTGATTTACTTGTTTTACTATAGAGTCAATTTGCTTTTATACCGAAGTGAATATCTGAATCGAGACAGCTTAAAATAAGAGAAAGCAAACTGACTAGGATACTGTTTCATATTAAATAAATATATTCGAATAAAAATAAAACAGTAGCATTGTAAATTTGCTTTTCATCGATTTTATGTCTTCTTAGCGCCTAGAAAAGCAAATTCACTATATATAAAAGCCAAAATAAAGAAAGACCCTAATTTACATGCTCCTTAAACAAGGTTTCTGCTTCGGAAAAATGGCTTTTTGTCAGTTCAACGGCTTTTTCAAATTCCTTATTGGAAAAAGCATTATAAATCATCTGGTGCTGTTCAATGGACTTTTTTTGATTATCCTGAAAATTATGAAAGTACCGTACAAGCATTTCCCACAAAACATGATATCTGTCATAGCTTGCCTTAAACTGGCTGTTGTCACAATAATCAAAAAATATCTCATGAAAGTGACGGTCAAAGGGGTAATATTCCTCTGGGTTTTTTATATTTTTCTGCTTCTTTATAGCTTCTTCCAGAGACCGGCATATTTTTCCGTGTTCGGCCCTTTCTGCCGCCTTCTCAACAGAAGCACAGCATAATAAGGAAATTACTTCATTGACGTCTAAGATAAATTTAAGGTCAAAATTAATCACCTTTGCTCCGGCATTATTGATATTTTCAAGAAGGCCGTCAAGATAGAGCCGGTTTATGGCATCTCTTACGGGTGTGGAGCTTACGCTGTATTTCTGCTGCAGTTCCCTGTTTACAAGCTTTTCCCCGAAATGTATTTTATGCGTAACGATATCTTGCTTTAGGGATTCATATAATTGGTCACTCAGGGTCTTTCGCATAATCTTCATTGAAAATATCTCCTTATTGCCGTAGATTTTGTGATATAAGTACTTTAAATTAATTTAGCCTCTTTTATTATACTGAAGCAAATATAAAATATATGATAGCATAGGGATACTATGTCTGCAAGCATATGTAACAATGCATAAATTATATCTTTGTGTATTTTTATAATCATGATTATATTGCAAAATCCATATACCCATATTATACTAAATTAGTGATGCATGATGCATCACTAATTTGAAAAATATTGGGAGGGTTATATATGTTAGACAAGCGATATCCTGCGGAACCTTTCAGAATAAAGTCCGTAGAGCCTGTAACCATGATTAACAGAGAACAGAGGGAAGAAGTAGTTAAAAAAGCCGGATACAATACTTTTCTCATTGATTCTAAAGACGTTTACATAGACCTGCTTACAGACAGCGGAACAAACGCCATGAGCGACAGGCAGTGGGCCGGCATTATGGTAGGTGACGAAGCCTATGCAGGAAGCCGCAATTTCTACCACCTTCAAGAAACCGTTCAGGAGCTTTTCGGCTTTAAACATATCGTTCCCACCCATCAGGGCCGCGGAGCAGAAAACATTTTAAGCCATATCGCAATTAAACCCGGCCAATACGTACCCGGAAACATGTATTTTACAACCACTAGGTATCATCAGGAAGCAAACGGCGGAATATTCAAAGATATTATTATTGACGACGCCCATGATTCTATTAAATACCACCCGTTTAAGGGCAATATCGATTTAAACAAGCTTCAGGCTCTTATAGACGAAAAAGGCCCTGAAGGAATCGCTTATGTATGCCTTGCAGTTACCGTAAACCTTGCCGGCGGACAGCCTGTATCTATAGAAAATATGAAGGCCGTTAGAGCGCTTTGCAATAAACACGGCATAAGAGTATTTTACGATGCTACAAGATGCGTAGAAAATGCTTATTTCATAAAGGAAAGAGAAGAAGGATACGCAGATAAATCCATTAAAGACATTGTTCACGAAATGTTCAGCTATGCAGACGGCTGCACCATGAGCGGAAAGAAGGACTGCCTCACCAATATCGGCGGTTTCTTATGCATGAATGATGATGACCTTTTCCTTGAGGCAAAAGAGCTTGTGGTTGTGTATGAAGGTATGCCTTCCTACGGCGGAATGGCAGGCCGTGATATGGAAGCCATGGCAATCGGCCTTAAAGAATCCATACAGGAAGAATATATAGAGCACCGCATTAAGCAGGTTCGCTATTTAGGCGACAGGCTTCTTGAAGCAGGCGTTCCCATTGTAGAGCCTATCGGCGGCCATGCCGTATTCCTTGACGCCCGCCGCTTCTGCCCGCACCTTACTCAGGAAGAGCTTCCGGCTCAAGCCCTTGCCGCAAGAATTTATCTTGAATCCGGTGTTCGTACAATGGAAAGAGGAATTGTTTCTGCTGGCCGTGATAAAAACACAGGCAAAAACCACGCCCCTAAACTTGAGCTTGTAAGACTCACAATTCCCAGAAGAGTATATACCTACGCTCATATGGATATTGTTGCAGAATCCATCATCGACCTTTACAAAAACAAAGAGAGCATAAGAGGCCTCCGCTTTATATATGAGCCGAAGATGCTTCGCTTCTTTACCGCCAGATTTGAAGAAATATAAGACCTGCACTTCAAAATAATATTATAAAAGCCGCAAAAAACTTATCTTTTCAAAAGATATGTCTTTGCGGCTTCTTTTTATTAGAGCTTTGTAAGTGATTCCCCTTAGGTATATTGACTAAAGGTTCCCATTCATTATTATGAGTGGGCTTTTTTCAATTTAGCGTCTAATTTGAATTTACCTAAACACCCGCCTACAGGAAGAACTACTTCGCCGTAATGGGTATTTAAAACCGATGCGGCGCTTCCGTAGAAAGATAATATCGCAATAAGCAACTCGGCTATAGCCGCTACCTCATGAAAGAATTCCGGCATAATGCCAAGGGTACTTAAAGAAAGACCTAAGAATA
This is a stretch of genomic DNA from Anaeropeptidivorans aminofermentans. It encodes these proteins:
- a CDS encoding carbon-nitrogen hydrolase family protein; protein product: MKTAVFQFYGSGDLLNNRKNIIRGIEKSAENGVRLLVFQECALCGYVPVETKDITEIDFQLLEVLEKEIEALSKKHNMYISFGTIRRQGNDYYNCLKIASPSGESVEPYDKRALWGWDSENFKRGKNSGIYEIDGIKIGFRICFEIRFPEYFRELYKSKVKLCFVSFCDVSNKPSEERYNVIKSHLITRAVENVMTVISVNSISNFQTAPTAVISQNGTVISEAPKDEPFLLIYDYTIPEISFGMEGRMKNSDMLM
- a CDS encoding GntR family transcriptional regulator: MKIMRKTLSDQLYESLKQDIVTHKIHFGEKLVNRELQQKYSVSSTPVRDAINRLYLDGLLENINNAGAKVINFDLKFILDVNEVISLLCCASVEKAAERAEHGKICRSLEEAIKKQKNIKNPEEYYPFDRHFHEIFFDYCDNSQFKASYDRYHVLWEMLVRYFHNFQDNQKKSIEQHQMIYNAFSNKEFEKAVELTKSHFSEAETLFKEHVN
- a CDS encoding tyrosine phenol-lyase; translated protein: MLDKRYPAEPFRIKSVEPVTMINREQREEVVKKAGYNTFLIDSKDVYIDLLTDSGTNAMSDRQWAGIMVGDEAYAGSRNFYHLQETVQELFGFKHIVPTHQGRGAENILSHIAIKPGQYVPGNMYFTTTRYHQEANGGIFKDIIIDDAHDSIKYHPFKGNIDLNKLQALIDEKGPEGIAYVCLAVTVNLAGGQPVSIENMKAVRALCNKHGIRVFYDATRCVENAYFIKEREEGYADKSIKDIVHEMFSYADGCTMSGKKDCLTNIGGFLCMNDDDLFLEAKELVVVYEGMPSYGGMAGRDMEAMAIGLKESIQEEYIEHRIKQVRYLGDRLLEAGVPIVEPIGGHAVFLDARRFCPHLTQEELPAQALAARIYLESGVRTMERGIVSAGRDKNTGKNHAPKLELVRLTIPRRVYTYAHMDIVAESIIDLYKNKESIRGLRFIYEPKMLRFFTARFEEI